Proteins encoded within one genomic window of Episyrphus balteatus chromosome 1, idEpiBalt1.1, whole genome shotgun sequence:
- the LOC129907495 gene encoding pancreatic triacylglycerol lipase-like translates to MIQLHGKETLILMPQQHSVVNTMPIADGSLQSTQSPSTTLLTMKMPEFTDSQRYELNEAAEILKNPHFQKQETHIYLHGWTESQNFTNIHTIVDAYLKRKDINLITVDWAKAAALINIELIAPVLADSILDLYKAGIDRKDLRVIGHSLGGQLSGMTGRNVLKKSNDTIQIYRIDLLDPALPLFTPLLIPNVDKNDAEFVQVIHTESGSFSAPLSLGHVDFYPNGGFAQPGCSNRTLFDNPISLEGVCSHQRSWRFWAESVENVNGTNQTFLALSLFSRPGTEPIEMGINCPITTKGSYFLTTNSEYPFAKGEDGLIRL, encoded by the exons ATGATTCAGCTTCATGGGAAAGAAACTCTTATATTGATGCCCCAACAACACAGTGTGGTCAATACAATGCCTATTGCTGATGGCTCATTACAGTCTACACAGA GTCCATCAACTACTTTATTGACGATGaagat GCCTGAATTTACGGATTCACAACGTTATGAACTCAATGAAGCAGCCGAGATATTGAAAAATCCCCATTTTCAGAAACAAGAAACCCACATTTACTTACATGGATGGACTGAATCACAAAATTTTACTAATATTCATACAATTGTTGATGCTTATTTGAAGCGAAAGGATATCAATCTCATAACAGTTGATTGGGCTAAAGCAGCTGCTCTTATAAATATCGAATTG ATAGCTCCCGTACTAGCTGATTCGATTTTAGATTTATATAAAGCGGGTATAGATCGTAAGGACTTAAGGGTAATAGGACATTCTCTGGGTGGTCAACTTAGTGGAATGACTGGTCGAAATGtcctaaaaaagtcaaatgacACAATTCAAATTTATCG AATTGATCTCTTAGACCCAGCTTTGCCTCTATTTACTCCATTATTAATTCCAAACGTTGATAAAAATGATGCAGAATTTGTTCAAGTAATTCACACTGAATCTGGATCTTTTAGTGCACCTTTGTCTTTAGGTCATGTTGATTTTTATCCAAATGGTGGATTTGCCCAACCAGGATGTTCCAATAGAACTTTATTTGATAATCCAATTAGTTTGGAAG GTGTTTGTAGTCACCAAAGATCTTGGCGTTTTTGGGCCGAAAGTGTTGAAAATGTAAATGGTACCAATCAAACATTTTTGGCATTATCATTGTTTTCAAGGCCGGGCACAGAACCAATTGAAATGGGAATCAATTGTCCAATTAC tACAAAGGGGAGTTATTTCCTAACAACCAACAGTGAATATCCGTTTGCAAAAGGAGAGGATGGATTAATAAgattgtaa